A single window of Flagellimonas maritima DNA harbors:
- the ileS gene encoding isoleucine--tRNA ligase gives MKFAEYKGLDLPKVSEEVLDFWKKSGIFEKSISTREGKESYVFYEGPPSANGMPGIHHVMARTIKDIFPRYKTMKGYQVKRKAGWDTHGLPIEIGVEKELGITKEDIGKKISVEEYNAACKKAVMRYTDVWNEMTEKIGYWVDMDNPYITYKPKYMESVWWLLKQIYDKGLLYKGYTVQPYSPKAGTGLSSHELNQPGTYQDVTDTTVTAQFKIPIASKGKKSVWEVFRLSSPLEGSGEAYFLAWTTTPWTLPSNTALTVGPKIDYVLVQSFNQYTFEPSYVVLAKNLVGKQFSGKFFEAESEEDFANYTSKDKKIPYQIIAEAKGIDLVGIEYEQLIDYVQPYQNPENAFRVIAGDFVTTEDGTGIVHTAPTFGADDALVAKQAKPEIPPMLVLDENNNPVPLVDLQGKFRPELKEFGGKYVKNEYYNDGEAPERSVDVEIAIKLKEENKAFKVEKYVHSYPNCWRTDKPILYYPLDSWFIKVTDVKNRMFELNQTINWKPKATGEGRFGNWLANANDWNLSRSRYWGIPLPIWRTEDGSEQMLIGSVEELKTEMAKAVEAGVLEKDVFEDFVVGDMSESNYDKIDLHKNIVDQITLVSASGKPMKRESDLIDVWFDSGSMPYAQWHYPFENKELIDGGVAFPANFIAEGVDQTRGWFYTLHAIATMVFDTVSYKNVVSNGLVLDKEGKKMSKRLGNAVDPFKVLPEHGADATRWYMISNANPWDNLKFDIDGIVEVKRKFFGTLYNTYSFMALYANIDKFNYSGADVPLKNRPEIDQWILSELHSLIQNVDEAYADYEATKAARMISDYVQENLSNWYVRLSRRRFWKPALNNHSGGDDHQEDKTSAYQTLYTCLVTVAKLSAPVAPFFMDRLYQDLNTTTKKEGFESVHLADFPTFDVAMVNKELERKMQLAQKISSLVLSIRQKEKIKVRQPLQRIMIPILDNEQKKDIEAVSELIKSEVNVKEIELLDDASGILVKQIKPNFKVLGPKFGKDMKAIAVAVNELGQEDIQKIEQEGELMLALKNKNIKLQLTDVEISSQDIEGWLVASSGSLTVALDVTIDENLRREGIARELVNRIQNLRKESGFEVTDKIDIKILKDGFVENAVSSNEAYIKTETLTAELNFEEKLDEGMAIAFDEVNTKLFIQKH, from the coding sequence ATGAAGTTTGCGGAATATAAGGGATTGGATTTACCAAAGGTATCAGAAGAAGTTCTGGACTTCTGGAAAAAGAGCGGAATTTTCGAAAAAAGTATTTCCACAAGAGAGGGGAAAGAAAGCTATGTGTTTTATGAGGGACCGCCTTCGGCAAACGGTATGCCTGGAATTCACCATGTAATGGCACGAACCATAAAGGATATCTTTCCACGGTACAAGACCATGAAAGGATACCAGGTAAAACGAAAAGCGGGGTGGGACACCCACGGATTGCCTATTGAGATCGGTGTTGAGAAAGAACTTGGAATTACAAAGGAAGATATTGGCAAAAAGATTTCTGTAGAGGAATACAATGCAGCCTGTAAAAAAGCGGTCATGCGCTATACGGATGTCTGGAACGAGATGACCGAAAAAATAGGATATTGGGTAGATATGGACAATCCCTATATTACCTACAAGCCCAAGTACATGGAATCTGTTTGGTGGTTGCTAAAGCAGATTTATGATAAAGGTCTTTTGTACAAAGGATATACCGTTCAGCCCTATTCCCCAAAAGCAGGTACAGGATTAAGTTCCCATGAGTTGAACCAACCGGGAACCTATCAAGATGTTACGGATACCACGGTTACGGCCCAGTTCAAAATCCCTATAGCTTCCAAAGGAAAGAAATCAGTTTGGGAAGTGTTTAGACTTTCCTCCCCTCTAGAGGGGTCTGGGGAAGCCTATTTTTTGGCATGGACGACCACACCGTGGACACTGCCATCAAATACCGCGTTGACCGTGGGACCAAAGATTGATTATGTTCTGGTTCAAAGTTTCAATCAATATACTTTTGAACCAAGTTATGTGGTTTTGGCAAAAAACTTGGTCGGTAAGCAATTTAGCGGCAAGTTCTTTGAAGCCGAAAGTGAGGAAGATTTTGCTAACTATACATCCAAGGATAAAAAAATCCCTTACCAAATTATTGCCGAAGCAAAAGGTATAGATTTAGTGGGCATCGAATACGAACAGCTTATCGACTATGTTCAGCCATATCAAAACCCTGAAAATGCATTTAGGGTCATTGCAGGGGATTTTGTAACTACTGAGGATGGTACCGGCATTGTACACACAGCTCCTACCTTTGGGGCGGATGATGCCCTTGTGGCAAAACAGGCAAAGCCAGAAATCCCACCCATGCTTGTTCTGGATGAAAATAACAACCCAGTTCCTTTGGTTGATCTGCAGGGAAAGTTTAGACCTGAACTCAAGGAATTTGGGGGCAAATATGTAAAAAACGAATATTACAATGATGGCGAGGCACCTGAGCGTTCCGTAGATGTTGAAATTGCCATCAAACTAAAAGAAGAGAACAAAGCCTTTAAGGTTGAAAAGTATGTACACAGTTACCCAAACTGTTGGCGTACCGATAAACCCATTTTATACTATCCTTTGGATTCGTGGTTCATTAAGGTCACAGATGTTAAAAACCGTATGTTTGAGCTGAACCAAACGATTAACTGGAAACCTAAAGCTACAGGTGAGGGACGTTTTGGCAATTGGCTGGCAAACGCAAACGATTGGAACCTTTCCCGTTCCCGCTATTGGGGAATTCCATTGCCTATCTGGCGTACAGAGGACGGAAGCGAGCAAATGCTAATCGGTTCTGTAGAAGAACTAAAAACTGAGATGGCAAAAGCTGTTGAAGCTGGGGTACTTGAAAAGGATGTATTTGAAGATTTTGTAGTAGGCGATATGAGCGAATCCAACTATGATAAAATTGATTTGCACAAGAATATCGTAGATCAAATCACTTTGGTTTCTGCATCTGGAAAACCCATGAAAAGGGAGTCAGACTTAATTGATGTTTGGTTTGACAGCGGCTCTATGCCCTATGCACAATGGCATTATCCTTTTGAAAATAAAGAATTGATAGATGGTGGGGTCGCATTTCCCGCAAACTTTATAGCCGAAGGTGTAGACCAGACCAGAGGTTGGTTTTATACGTTGCACGCTATTGCCACAATGGTTTTTGATACTGTATCCTACAAAAATGTAGTCTCCAATGGTCTGGTATTGGATAAAGAGGGTAAAAAAATGTCCAAACGATTGGGCAACGCCGTTGATCCATTTAAAGTATTACCGGAACACGGTGCAGATGCCACACGATGGTATATGATTTCAAATGCCAATCCATGGGACAATCTCAAGTTTGATATTGACGGCATCGTAGAAGTGAAGCGAAAGTTTTTTGGAACACTCTACAACACCTATTCCTTTATGGCCCTGTATGCCAACATTGATAAATTCAATTATTCAGGAGCGGACGTTCCTTTGAAGAACAGGCCGGAGATAGACCAATGGATTCTTTCGGAACTACATTCCTTGATTCAAAATGTGGATGAAGCATACGCAGATTACGAAGCGACCAAAGCAGCAAGAATGATTTCGGACTACGTTCAGGAGAATTTGAGCAACTGGTACGTGCGATTGAGCAGAAGACGTTTTTGGAAGCCAGCTCTTAATAATCACTCTGGAGGCGATGATCATCAAGAGGACAAAACCTCGGCATACCAGACATTGTACACCTGTTTGGTGACAGTAGCCAAATTGTCAGCTCCTGTTGCACCCTTTTTTATGGATAGATTATATCAAGATTTGAACACAACAACCAAAAAAGAGGGTTTTGAAAGTGTACATTTGGCGGACTTTCCAACTTTTGATGTGGCAATGGTCAACAAGGAATTGGAACGGAAAATGCAATTGGCACAAAAAATCTCATCATTGGTGCTATCCATACGTCAGAAGGAAAAAATCAAAGTACGCCAACCACTGCAAAGAATCATGATTCCTATTTTGGACAATGAGCAGAAAAAAGACATCGAAGCGGTTTCGGAATTGATAAAATCGGAAGTCAATGTAAAGGAAATAGAATTACTGGATGATGCTTCGGGAATTTTAGTAAAACAGATAAAACCCAATTTCAAGGTTTTAGGGCCCAAATTTGGAAAAGACATGAAGGCCATCGCCGTCGCTGTGAATGAATTGGGTCAAGAGGACATCCAAAAAATTGAACAAGAAGGCGAATTAATGCTTGCATTGAAAAATAAAAACATTAAATTACAGTTAACGGATGTAGAGATCAGCTCACAGGATATCGAGGGCTGGCTGGTGGCAAGTTCCGGTTCTTTAACGGTTGCTTTGGATGTGACCATAGACGAAAACTTGAGAAGAGAGGGAATTGCAAGGGAATTGGTCAATAGAATTCAAAATTTGAGAAAGGAATCAGGATTTGAAGTGACCGATAAAATCGATATTAAAATATTGAAGGACGGCTTTGTGGAAAATGCGGTTTCAAGTAACGAAGCCTACATAAAGACCGAAACCTTGACAGCAGAACTTAATTTTGAAGAAAAATTAGACGAAGGCATGGCAATTGCCTTTGATGAAGTGAATACAAAATTGTTTATCCAAAAACATTAG
- a CDS encoding TonB-dependent receptor, producing the protein MHWKGFVLFFLLVPYTVLAQEITILDAVTGNPISNIAVYNKDKSKTVVSDFDGKCKLDIFSKSEKIIFKHISYQTYEATKMRIARQGNRVYLDLKLEELQEVVMSVSKWEQQKKDIPQKIESIDARTISFTTPQTSADLLQNSGKVFVQKSQLGGGSPMIRGFATNRLLLSVDGVRMNNAIFRGGNIQNVISIDPFTIKNTEVIFGPGSVIYGSDAIGGVMNFFTIEPRLSFTDSLTFSGNANYRFASANNENTAHVDFNLGKQKWASYTSFTYNDFDDLVMGEYGRDSYLRNNFVIRENGTDVLVENNDPRKQITSEYDQINFLQKFTYKPNTTWNYDLGLYYSETSDFSRYDRLIRPNSDGDGLRSAEWFYGPQKWFMGNFQLTKKGKNKFYDGVRLTTAYQYFEESRNDRNFQDVERFTTREKVDALSINLDFENKKIGDLRLYYGAEYIFNKVNSEGSKEDIETNEVTETASRYPDGSTWQTFAGYINAEYRLKPNFTFLSGARYSQVWVDAQFDTTFYPFPFEEADLITGAFTGSLGFSWFPKANLQVTLNGSTGFRAPNIDDIGKIFDSEPGSVVVPNPDLEPEYAYNIETGIRRNFNDKLVLKGTAFYTYLVDALVRRDYQFDGESEIVYNGELSNVQAIQNAAKAYVYGFEFGLEAFLSDNWSIFSNLTLTEGIEEDDNGTDSAARHVAPTFGDFHLVWQNQKLKTDLFLNFNGEIDFNDLALSERSKDFIYAMDDNGNPFSPSWYTLNFRSQYQLSNTLRTTISLENMTNQRYRTYSSGIVAPGTNFILGLGYSF; encoded by the coding sequence ATGCACTGGAAGGGTTTTGTCCTATTTTTTTTATTGGTTCCCTATACCGTATTGGCACAAGAAATTACCATTTTGGATGCGGTTACGGGCAATCCCATCTCCAATATTGCGGTCTACAATAAAGACAAATCCAAGACTGTGGTTTCTGACTTTGATGGAAAATGTAAGCTGGATATTTTCTCCAAAAGCGAGAAAATAATTTTTAAGCACATCAGTTATCAAACTTACGAGGCAACCAAAATGCGAATAGCAAGGCAGGGCAACCGAGTTTATTTGGACTTAAAATTGGAAGAACTGCAAGAGGTGGTAATGTCCGTTTCCAAATGGGAACAACAAAAAAAGGATATCCCACAAAAAATAGAATCCATAGACGCTCGGACCATTTCATTTACTACGCCCCAAACATCGGCCGATCTTCTTCAGAATAGCGGAAAAGTTTTTGTGCAAAAAAGCCAATTGGGGGGGGGAAGCCCAATGATAAGGGGTTTTGCCACAAATAGGTTACTGCTGTCCGTGGATGGTGTGCGCATGAACAATGCAATCTTTAGAGGGGGTAATATCCAAAATGTGATTTCTATAGACCCATTTACCATTAAAAACACGGAAGTGATCTTCGGTCCTGGCTCTGTCATTTATGGGAGTGACGCTATTGGTGGGGTAATGAATTTTTTTACGATAGAACCAAGACTGTCATTTACGGACAGCCTCACTTTTTCAGGAAATGCAAACTATAGATTTGCATCGGCGAACAATGAGAACACCGCACATGTGGATTTTAATCTTGGGAAACAGAAATGGGCATCATACACCAGTTTTACTTATAACGATTTTGATGATTTAGTAATGGGGGAATATGGGCGGGACTCTTACCTTCGCAATAACTTTGTTATTAGGGAAAACGGCACAGATGTTTTAGTGGAAAATAACGATCCCAGAAAACAGATAACTTCAGAGTACGACCAAATAAATTTTCTTCAAAAGTTTACCTATAAACCCAACACCACTTGGAATTATGACTTAGGCCTTTATTATTCAGAAACTTCGGACTTCTCAAGATACGACAGACTTATTCGTCCAAATAGCGATGGAGATGGACTGCGTTCCGCAGAATGGTTCTATGGACCGCAAAAATGGTTCATGGGAAATTTTCAGTTAACAAAAAAAGGAAAGAACAAGTTTTATGATGGTGTTAGGCTCACAACAGCTTATCAGTATTTTGAAGAGAGCAGGAACGACAGAAACTTTCAAGATGTGGAACGGTTTACCACACGTGAAAAAGTGGATGCACTTTCAATAAACCTTGATTTTGAAAATAAAAAAATTGGGGACCTTCGGTTGTATTATGGAGCCGAATATATCTTCAACAAAGTCAATTCAGAAGGAAGCAAGGAAGATATAGAGACCAATGAAGTTACTGAAACAGCGTCCAGATATCCAGATGGGTCCACCTGGCAGACATTCGCAGGATATATCAATGCAGAATACCGTCTTAAGCCCAATTTCACTTTTCTTTCTGGGGCTCGTTACAGTCAGGTGTGGGTAGATGCACAATTTGATACAACGTTTTATCCTTTTCCTTTTGAAGAAGCAGATTTGATTACAGGTGCTTTTACGGGAAGCCTTGGGTTCAGTTGGTTTCCTAAGGCGAATCTTCAGGTAACATTGAACGGTTCCACAGGTTTTAGGGCGCCCAACATAGATGATATTGGTAAAATTTTTGATTCGGAACCAGGATCAGTGGTGGTTCCCAATCCAGACTTGGAACCGGAATATGCTTACAATATTGAAACGGGGATACGACGTAACTTCAATGACAAACTTGTTTTAAAGGGCACTGCCTTTTATACATATTTGGTAGATGCGCTAGTAAGAAGGGATTATCAGTTTGATGGAGAATCGGAAATTGTTTATAACGGAGAATTGAGCAACGTTCAGGCGATTCAAAATGCTGCAAAAGCATATGTTTATGGTTTTGAATTTGGATTGGAAGCTTTTTTGAGCGACAATTGGTCCATTTTTTCAAATTTGACCCTTACCGAAGGCATAGAAGAGGACGATAACGGAACTGACTCTGCGGCAAGACATGTAGCCCCTACCTTCGGAGATTTCCATTTAGTTTGGCAAAACCAAAAATTAAAAACAGATTTATTCTTAAATTTTAATGGCGAAATTGATTTCAACGATTTGGCATTATCGGAACGCAGCAAGGATTTTATCTATGCAATGGATGACAACGGAAACCCCTTTTCACCCTCATGGTATACCTTAAATTTTAGGTCACAATATCAACTATCAAATACTTTGAGGACAACAATCAGTTTGGAAAACATGACCAATCAACGTTACAGGACCTATTCTTCTGGGATTGTGGCCCCTGGCACAAATTTTATTTTGGGACTGGGATATAGTTTTTGA
- the recO gene encoding DNA repair protein RecO, giving the protein MQVTTKAIVLSSLKYGDTSLIVKTFTESDGLKAYLLKGILSAKRGKVKAAYFLPLMQLEIVANHKNKGTLESIKEVRVVEPYKTLHTDIVKNSMVLFLSEMLGNSIQEQEKDSALFNYLEYALYWLDGHPSNSNFHILFLLNITKYLGFYPDISFKDEQYFDLVEGSFYRTPTLNPLIEDESLVYFKKFLGINFDALNAIQMSKSLRQELLKKVILYFELHLHSFRKPKSLAVLNAVFE; this is encoded by the coding sequence ATGCAAGTAACCACAAAGGCAATAGTGCTTTCTTCATTAAAATATGGAGATACCAGCTTGATCGTAAAAACCTTTACAGAATCTGATGGTTTAAAGGCTTATTTGCTAAAAGGTATCCTGTCCGCTAAAAGGGGAAAAGTAAAAGCCGCATATTTTCTACCCTTGATGCAGTTGGAAATTGTAGCGAACCATAAGAATAAGGGGACCTTGGAAAGTATAAAAGAGGTAAGGGTAGTTGAGCCGTACAAGACCCTACATACGGATATTGTCAAGAATAGTATGGTTCTTTTTCTTTCGGAAATGTTGGGGAACAGTATTCAAGAGCAGGAAAAAGACAGCGCTCTTTTTAATTATTTGGAATATGCCCTGTATTGGTTGGACGGGCATCCATCAAATTCAAATTTTCATATTCTGTTCTTGCTGAACATTACCAAGTATCTGGGATTTTATCCAGACATTTCCTTTAAAGACGAACAATATTTTGATTTGGTGGAAGGAAGTTTTTACAGAACACCTACACTCAATCCTTTAATTGAAGATGAAAGCTTGGTTTATTTTAAAAAATTTTTAGGCATAAATTTTGATGCATTAAATGCAATACAAATGAGCAAATCGCTTAGACAGGAACTCTTAAAAAAAGTTATTCTGTATTTTGAATTACATTTGCACAGCTTTAGAAAACCGAAGTCTTTGGCGGTTTTAAACGCAGTTTTTGAATAA
- the gdhA gene encoding NADP-specific glutamate dehydrogenase codes for MEAKIKAFMDEVKTRNGHEPEFIQAVQEVAETVIPYIVKHDIYHGKNILLRMVEPERLISFRVAWVDDDGEIHVNRGYRVQMNSAIGPYKGGLRFHPTVNASVLKFLAFEQVFKNSLTTLPMGGGKGGSDFDPKGKSDDEVMRFCHSFMTELCRHIGPNTDVPAGDIGVGAREIGFLFGKYKKIRNEFTGVLTGKGLSWGGSKIRPEATGYGTVYFAQNMLQTKGDDFEGKKVVISGSGNVAQYAAEKVIQLGAQVITLSDSGGYIYDKDGINQEKLEWVMDLKNNRRGRISEYVEEYSNAEYHEGKTPWNVKCDIALPCATQNELDEDDAKMLIDNGCICVAEGANMPSTADAVHAFYNAKILFAPGKASNAGGVATSGLEMSQNSLRISWTREEVDERLKGIMEDIHDSCIEYGKEEEGYCNYVKGANIAGFVKVADAMLAQGVI; via the coding sequence ATGGAAGCAAAAATCAAAGCATTTATGGATGAGGTCAAGACCAGAAACGGTCATGAGCCAGAATTCATCCAAGCGGTACAAGAGGTTGCAGAAACCGTTATACCCTATATTGTAAAGCATGATATCTATCATGGAAAAAATATCCTTTTACGGATGGTAGAACCAGAGCGTTTGATCTCGTTTCGAGTAGCATGGGTAGATGACGATGGTGAGATTCATGTAAATCGCGGCTATCGTGTCCAAATGAATTCAGCAATCGGCCCTTATAAAGGAGGTTTACGATTTCATCCTACCGTTAATGCAAGCGTTTTAAAATTCCTGGCTTTTGAGCAAGTTTTCAAAAATAGCTTAACAACGCTGCCCATGGGCGGTGGTAAAGGAGGCTCGGATTTTGATCCTAAAGGAAAATCCGATGATGAGGTAATGCGTTTTTGTCATTCGTTCATGACCGAGCTATGCCGTCACATTGGTCCAAATACCGATGTGCCCGCCGGTGACATTGGTGTTGGCGCACGAGAAATAGGGTTTTTATTTGGAAAATATAAAAAGATAAGAAACGAATTTACCGGGGTACTTACAGGTAAAGGCCTTTCTTGGGGAGGTTCAAAAATTAGACCGGAAGCAACAGGATACGGTACCGTATATTTTGCACAAAATATGCTGCAAACTAAAGGAGATGATTTTGAAGGGAAAAAAGTTGTAATCTCCGGTTCAGGAAATGTAGCGCAATATGCTGCTGAAAAAGTTATCCAATTGGGAGCACAAGTTATAACCTTATCCGATTCAGGTGGTTACATTTATGACAAAGACGGAATTAATCAAGAAAAGCTAGAGTGGGTCATGGACCTAAAAAATAACCGTAGGGGCCGGATTTCTGAGTATGTAGAAGAATATTCCAATGCGGAATATCATGAAGGGAAAACACCATGGAATGTAAAATGTGATATTGCCTTGCCATGTGCCACCCAAAACGAGCTGGACGAAGATGATGCTAAAATGTTAATAGACAATGGTTGTATATGTGTTGCCGAAGGTGCAAACATGCCTTCAACCGCAGATGCAGTTCATGCTTTTTATAATGCAAAGATATTGTTCGCTCCAGGCAAAGCTTCAAATGCAGGTGGTGTTGCCACTTCTGGATTGGAAATGTCGCAAAACTCACTTCGTATCAGTTGGACAAGGGAAGAGGTAGATGAACGTCTTAAAGGAATTATGGAAGATATTCATGATTCTTGTATCGAGTATGGCAAAGAAGAAGAGGGGTATTGTAATTATGTAAAAGGGGCAAACATCGCAGGCTTTGTTAAAGTTGCCGATGCCATGCTGGCCCAAGGAGTAATTTAA
- a CDS encoding cystathionine gamma-synthase: MSKKDLKFNSRTIHGGQHPDKAYGAVMPPIYQTSTYAQTTPGGHQGFEYSRSANPTRTALENSLASIENGTYGLAFASGLAAIDAVIKLLNPGDEVVSTNDLYGGSYRLFKQIFEKYGIVFHFIGMQSIAAIEEKVNDRTKLIWVETPTNPMMNVIDIKAASALAKKHDLLLALDNTFATPYLQRPLDLGADIVMHSATKYLGGHSDLVVGALVVKDKDLADKLYFIQNASGAVCGPMDSFLTLRGIKTLHVRMQRHCENGKAIAEYLAKHPKIEKVYWPGFETHPNHNVAKAQMDDFGGMISFVPNGSSYDDAIKIVEKLEVFTLAESLGGVESLAGHPASMTHASIPKEEREKSGVVDALIRLSVGIEDVDDLIADLEQAIG, translated from the coding sequence ATGAGTAAAAAAGATTTAAAATTCAACAGTAGGACCATTCACGGAGGACAACATCCAGATAAAGCCTATGGAGCGGTCATGCCCCCAATTTACCAAACATCTACCTATGCACAGACCACTCCGGGCGGGCACCAAGGGTTTGAATATTCCCGTAGTGCAAACCCAACAAGAACTGCGTTGGAAAACTCTTTGGCAAGTATTGAAAATGGCACGTATGGACTGGCATTTGCGAGCGGACTTGCTGCAATCGATGCGGTTATAAAACTTTTAAACCCTGGAGATGAGGTGGTTTCGACCAATGATTTATATGGTGGGAGTTATCGTCTCTTCAAACAGATATTTGAAAAATATGGCATTGTATTTCATTTTATAGGGATGCAAAGTATTGCCGCAATTGAAGAGAAGGTTAACGATAGAACAAAACTCATTTGGGTAGAGACACCAACCAACCCCATGATGAACGTAATAGACATTAAAGCTGCATCAGCTTTGGCAAAAAAACATGATTTACTATTAGCTTTGGACAACACATTTGCTACACCATATTTACAGCGTCCACTTGATTTGGGAGCTGATATTGTCATGCATTCGGCAACTAAATACTTGGGAGGGCATAGTGATTTAGTTGTCGGCGCCTTGGTGGTCAAGGATAAGGATTTGGCGGACAAACTGTATTTTATTCAAAATGCCAGTGGCGCCGTTTGCGGTCCTATGGATAGCTTTTTAACGCTTAGAGGAATAAAAACACTTCATGTGCGCATGCAACGGCATTGTGAAAACGGAAAAGCCATAGCGGAATATTTGGCCAAACATCCAAAAATCGAAAAAGTATACTGGCCAGGCTTTGAGACACATCCAAATCACAATGTTGCTAAAGCCCAGATGGATGATTTTGGCGGAATGATTTCTTTTGTTCCCAACGGAAGCAGCTATGATGATGCGATTAAAATAGTTGAAAAATTGGAAGTTTTTACACTTGCGGAGTCCTTGGGCGGGGTCGAGAGTTTAGCGGGCCATCCAGCAAGTATGACACACGCCAGTATTCCAAAAGAAGAACGTGAAAAAAGCGGGGTGGTAGATGCATTGATCAGGTTAAGCGTAGGAATAGAGGATGTGGATGACTTAATAGCTGACTTAGAACAAGCGATAGGCTAG
- a CDS encoding DUF3298 and DUF4163 domain-containing protein, with protein MKKSVGILLLLLIAIGCENSDKLTFEPLQMVGEDCPVCPKIDINIPKAIDDTAIAKTINRSTEEEIISYLSFDAEEDIENLNDAIASFTDSFKELATRFPEDNIGWEAKVDGKVVYENKNILTLAMNTYIFTGGAHGYASTTFLNFDKTNAVELDNWELFDDLESFQKFAESRFRVQENIPEDKNINATGFMFEKDIFHLAENIGYTEDGIQFIYNQYEVASFADGPIVLTLSFNEVNKYLKNKIKS; from the coding sequence ATGAAAAAATCCGTAGGCATACTCCTTCTTTTATTGATAGCCATTGGTTGCGAAAATAGTGATAAACTTACTTTTGAACCGCTACAAATGGTCGGCGAGGATTGCCCAGTTTGCCCTAAAATCGATATAAACATTCCAAAGGCCATTGATGATACTGCAATTGCAAAAACCATAAATCGCAGTACAGAAGAAGAAATTATCTCATACCTTTCATTTGATGCGGAAGAGGATATTGAAAATTTGAACGATGCGATAGCATCTTTTACCGATAGCTTTAAAGAACTGGCAACCAGATTTCCCGAAGATAATATTGGATGGGAGGCAAAAGTTGATGGCAAAGTTGTTTACGAAAACAAGAACATTTTAACGCTTGCAATGAATACATATATTTTTACGGGAGGTGCACATGGATATGCGTCAACCACATTTTTAAATTTTGATAAAACAAATGCGGTAGAATTGGACAATTGGGAGCTTTTCGACGATTTAGAGAGTTTTCAAAAGTTTGCCGAATCCAGATTTAGAGTCCAAGAGAATATTCCCGAGGATAAAAATATAAACGCAACTGGTTTCATGTTTGAAAAAGACATTTTTCACTTGGCAGAAAATATTGGATACACGGAAGATGGGATTCAATTTATATACAATCAATACGAAGTTGCTTCATTTGCAGATGGACCTATCGTACTGACTTTATCCTTCAATGAAGTGAATAAATATTTGAAGAATAAAATAAAATCCTGA
- a CDS encoding conjugal transfer protein TraO translates to MKKTCLRCFAFLAILTFSLEKAYSQRSDFFFDFVPSYKTNGYGINGNINYFHSTTDFFRASFVFASSKEQPVAGLEFPYDDYMLGLGYFTTLVTSPKKGFFMYLGGGPSLGYKYINRGETNFPFDAVDAESSFIYGGFATFELDFFLSDTFSIVLPITGFYHFNSYLNDTTLLLGGGIRYYLD, encoded by the coding sequence ATGAAAAAAACTTGCCTACGCTGCTTCGCATTTTTGGCCATACTTACATTTTCTTTAGAAAAGGCCTATTCACAAAGAAGCGATTTTTTCTTTGATTTTGTTCCAAGCTATAAGACAAACGGATACGGTATAAATGGTAATATCAACTATTTCCACAGTACCACGGATTTTTTTAGGGCCTCGTTCGTGTTCGCCTCTTCCAAAGAACAGCCCGTTGCAGGCCTTGAGTTTCCATATGATGATTACATGTTGGGCCTTGGATACTTTACAACCTTGGTTACATCGCCAAAAAAAGGATTTTTCATGTATTTAGGTGGTGGTCCCTCCTTGGGCTATAAATACATTAATCGTGGTGAAACTAATTTCCCATTTGATGCCGTGGATGCCGAGAGTTCTTTTATCTATGGGGGCTTTGCCACTTTTGAACTGGATTTTTTCCTTTCGGATACTTTCTCAATAGTTCTGCCCATTACCGGATTCTATCATTTTAACAGTTACCTTAACGACACTACATTATTGCTGGGTGGCGGAATTCGCTATTATTTGGATTAG
- a CDS encoding ArsR/SmtB family transcription factor: MNIVEISKVLSNKTRVNILKWLKDPEANFPPHQDIDHFNDGVCVGFIQDKTGLSQSTVSTYLNTMQNANLVIPTRHGKWTYYRRNEDVIKNYIEALETAL, from the coding sequence ATGAATATTGTCGAAATCAGTAAAGTATTATCCAATAAAACCAGGGTCAATATTCTAAAATGGCTAAAGGACCCTGAAGCTAACTTTCCGCCACACCAAGATATTGACCATTTTAATGATGGCGTTTGTGTTGGGTTCATTCAAGATAAAACTGGATTATCGCAGTCTACTGTTTCAACTTATTTAAATACGATGCAAAATGCCAATCTGGTCATACCCACAAGACATGGCAAATGGACGTATTATAGAAGAAATGAAGATGTTATCAAAAACTATATTGAAGCCTTAGAGACAGCTTTGTAA